One genomic region from Cetobacterium sp. 8H encodes:
- the nikC gene encoding nickel transporter permease: protein MSTVKNENVGKKRSQLAELWKNLKKNKMALFGLGILVIIILLAVFADQLANYDQVVIKQNLKLRLKPPSAQHWLGTDEFGRDIFARLIHGARVSLKVGVLAVGIAIVVGGFLGAIAGYYGGKLDNVIMRVMDIFLAVPSILLAIAIVSALGPNLINLMVAISISSIPRYARIVRASVLSIRDQEFIEAAKAIGASDARIILRHIIPNSLAPVIVQGTLGVASAILSTAGLSFIGLGIQPPAPEWGSMLSGGRQYLRYAWWVTTFPGVSIMITILSLNLLGDGLRDALDPRLKQ from the coding sequence GTGTCTACAGTAAAAAATGAAAATGTTGGGAAAAAAAGAAGTCAGTTAGCGGAACTTTGGAAAAATTTAAAAAAAAATAAAATGGCACTTTTTGGATTAGGAATACTTGTAATAATAATATTGTTAGCAGTATTTGCAGATCAACTTGCAAATTATGATCAAGTTGTTATAAAGCAAAATTTAAAATTACGATTAAAACCACCTTCAGCACAACATTGGTTAGGGACTGATGAGTTTGGAAGAGATATCTTTGCAAGACTTATACACGGAGCTAGAGTTTCTTTGAAAGTTGGAGTTTTAGCAGTAGGTATTGCGATAGTAGTTGGAGGATTTTTAGGAGCTATAGCGGGATATTATGGTGGAAAATTAGATAATGTAATTATGAGAGTTATGGACATTTTCTTAGCTGTTCCAAGTATATTATTGGCTATAGCTATTGTTTCAGCATTGGGTCCAAATCTAATAAATTTGATGGTTGCAATCAGTATATCTTCGATACCAAGGTATGCAAGAATAGTTAGAGCATCTGTTTTATCGATAAGAGATCAAGAGTTTATAGAAGCAGCAAAAGCAATAGGAGCAAGTGATGCTAGAATAATACTTAGACATATAATTCCGAATTCTCTTGCACCAGTAATTGTACAAGGTACTTTAGGTGTAGCTAGTGCAATTTTGTCAACAGCAGGACTGAGCTTTATAGGATTAGGAATTCAACCACCAGCTCCAGAATGGGGATCGATGCTTTCAGGAGGAAGACAGTACTTAAGATACGCTTGGTGGGTTACAACTTTCCCAGGAGTTTCAATAATGATAACAATACTTTCATTGAATCTTTTAGGGGATGGGCTTAGAGATGCTTTAGATCCGAGATTAAAACAATAA
- a CDS encoding glutathione ABC transporter substrate-binding protein — MKKSLLLMSALIAFLGMNLEAKADKNVLVVAQGADAKILDPHGTNDQPSSRVAGQIYDSLVKQDLNMNIIPGLAESWTQIDDTTTEFKLRKGVKFHNGEELTADDVKFTLDRMKNSPAVAHIIGAVESVEVVDDNTVRVKTAKPFGALLSHLAHTATSILNREAVEKAGGSYGQYPVGTGPYKFVNWQAGDRITLEANPDYFMGKAPTEKVIFRSVVEGTNRTIGLETGEIDIAYDLEPIDKMMVEGNDSLDFVEEPSLSMTYLGFNVKKEPLNNKKVRQAVAYAVNVQDIIDAAYQGSATKANSPIGPKVFGYNPNAKSYEYNPEKAKELLKEAGFPNGVKLKIWINDNPTRRDIAVILQDQLKQVGIDVTIETLEWGAYLDGTARGEHDMFILGWVSVTGDADYGLEPLFHSANQGGAGNRSFYSNPKVDELLSNAKNSTNPEDRKKYYYEAQELIQEEVPVFTIAYTSQNVGKQKTVEGFNMHPAGHHKIYGTYKTK; from the coding sequence ATGAAGAAAAGTTTACTGTTAATGAGTGCTTTAATAGCTTTTTTGGGAATGAATTTAGAGGCTAAAGCCGATAAGAATGTTTTAGTTGTAGCTCAAGGGGCGGATGCAAAAATTTTAGACCCACATGGAACAAATGACCAACCATCTTCAAGAGTAGCCGGACAAATTTACGATTCTTTAGTTAAACAAGATTTAAATATGAATATAATACCAGGTCTTGCAGAGAGTTGGACACAGATTGATGACACAACAACGGAATTTAAGTTAAGAAAAGGGGTAAAGTTTCATAATGGGGAAGAATTGACAGCTGATGATGTAAAATTTACTTTAGATAGAATGAAAAATTCTCCAGCTGTAGCTCATATCATAGGGGCTGTAGAGAGTGTTGAAGTTGTAGATGACAATACTGTGAGAGTAAAGACAGCAAAACCTTTTGGAGCACTACTTAGCCATCTAGCTCACACAGCAACGTCAATTTTAAATAGAGAAGCAGTTGAAAAAGCTGGTGGAAGTTATGGTCAGTATCCGGTAGGAACAGGGCCATACAAATTTGTAAATTGGCAAGCAGGAGATAGAATAACTTTAGAAGCTAATCCAGATTACTTTATGGGAAAAGCTCCTACAGAAAAAGTGATTTTTAGAAGTGTAGTAGAAGGGACAAATAGAACAATAGGATTAGAGACAGGAGAAATAGACATAGCTTATGATTTAGAGCCTATTGATAAGATGATGGTAGAAGGAAACGATAGCTTAGATTTTGTAGAAGAACCTTCACTATCTATGACATACCTAGGATTTAATGTAAAAAAAGAGCCGTTAAATAATAAAAAAGTAAGACAAGCGGTAGCTTATGCTGTAAATGTACAAGATATAATAGACGCAGCATACCAAGGGTCAGCAACAAAAGCGAACTCTCCTATAGGACCAAAAGTATTTGGTTATAATCCAAACGCAAAATCTTATGAGTATAATCCAGAAAAAGCAAAAGAGTTATTAAAAGAAGCAGGATTCCCTAATGGAGTTAAATTGAAAATTTGGATAAATGATAATCCAACAAGAAGAGATATTGCTGTTATTTTACAAGACCAGTTAAAGCAAGTTGGAATAGATGTAACAATTGAAACACTTGAATGGGGAGCTTATTTAGATGGAACAGCTAGAGGAGAGCATGATATGTTTATCTTGGGATGGGTTTCTGTAACTGGAGATGCAGATTATGGTTTAGAGCCATTATTCCATTCAGCAAACCAAGGTGGAGCAGGAAATAGATCATTCTATTCAAACCCTAAGGTGGATGAACTTCTATCAAATGCTAAGAATTCAACTAATCCAGAAGATAGAAAGAAATATTACTATGAAGCACAAGAATTAATTCAAGAAGAGGTTCCAGTATTTACAATAGCTTATACATCACAAAATGTAGGTAAGCAAAAAACAGTAGAAGGATTCAATATGCACCCAGCAGGACACCATAAAATCTATGGAACTTATAAGACAAAATAA
- the nikB gene encoding nickel ABC transporter permease, with translation MHRYVIKRILLLIPVLLGVSFLVFTIMSFTPGDPAQLILGESAPKEAVAQLRMEMGLNDSFFVQYFRFVKNAVVGNFGQSYTTGREVFGEIFSRFPNTLILAVLGIIIAVCIGIPLGIISATRQYTLIDSVSMIGALLGVSMPVFWLGLMLILTFSVNLRWLPSGGFDGLKSLILPSVTLGVGSAAIITRMTRSSMLEVIRQDYIRTARAKGVAEKVVINRHALKNALIPVITVVGLQFGGLLGGAVLTESVYSWPGVGRMMVDAIRQKDTPTVLASVIFLAVTFSIVNLAVDILYAYVDPRIKSQYK, from the coding sequence ATGCATAGATATGTAATAAAAAGAATACTATTGTTGATTCCAGTTTTATTAGGGGTATCATTCCTAGTATTCACAATTATGTCATTTACACCAGGAGATCCAGCACAACTTATTCTAGGAGAGAGTGCGCCAAAAGAAGCGGTAGCTCAATTAAGAATGGAGATGGGATTGAATGATTCATTCTTTGTTCAATATTTTAGATTTGTAAAGAATGCTGTTGTAGGAAACTTTGGACAATCTTATACAACTGGAAGAGAAGTTTTTGGAGAAATTTTTTCTAGATTTCCGAATACTTTAATATTAGCAGTTTTAGGAATAATTATAGCTGTATGTATAGGAATTCCTTTGGGAATAATATCAGCAACTAGACAATACACACTTATAGATAGTGTAAGTATGATAGGGGCACTACTAGGAGTATCTATGCCAGTTTTCTGGTTAGGATTAATGTTGATATTAACATTTTCTGTTAATTTAAGATGGTTACCTTCTGGGGGATTTGATGGATTAAAAAGTTTAATTTTACCATCAGTAACTTTAGGAGTAGGATCTGCAGCCATAATTACTCGTATGACTCGTTCTTCTATGTTAGAGGTAATAAGACAAGATTATATTAGAACTGCAAGAGCTAAAGGAGTAGCTGAAAAAGTAGTAATAAATAGACACGCACTAAAGAATGCGTTGATACCAGTAATAACAGTTGTAGGTCTTCAATTTGGAGGACTTTTAGGAGGAGCTGTTTTAACAGAATCAGTTTATTCATGGCCAGGAGTAGGGAGAATGATGGTAGATGCTATCAGACAAAAAGATACACCTACAGTTTTAGCATCTGTAATTTTCTTGGCGGTGACATTTAGTATTGTAAATCTAGCGGTAGATATACTGTATGCTTATGTTGATCCAAGAATAAAATCGCAATACAAATAG
- the adhE gene encoding bifunctional acetaldehyde-CoA/alcohol dehydrogenase, producing the protein MTIVKTIEKVRLAQKEYAKFDQKKVDEIFREASLAANNARIRLAKMAVEETGMGIVEDKVIKNHFASEYIYNSYKDTKTCGTIEVDNSYGIEKIAEPIGVIAGIVPTTNPTSTAIFKALLALKTRNAIIFSPHPRAKKSTIEAARTVLEAAVKAGAPKDIIGWIEEPSVQASNDLMKMADLILATGGPGMVKAAYSSGTPAIGVGAGNTPVIIDETAHIKMAVNSILLSKTFDNGVICASEQSVIVPASIYEVVKKEFSDRNAYILKGEEIDKVRKTIVIDGNLNGDIVGQSAFKIAQMAGVVVPENTKVLIGEVESVELEEPFSHEKLSPVLAMYKSHSFEEALKKADRLIELGGMGHTSVLYADESVAKDKIELFGKTMKTGRTLINMPAAQGAIGDVFNFKLAPSLTLGCGSWGGNAVSENVGVKHLINIKTVAKRRENMLWFRIPERVYFKFGSLPVALEELKGKKKAVIVTDQQLASLGYTDHITTVLENIGVDFRIFSDVQADPTLTTVEKGAELMRSYNPDVIIALGGGSAMDAAKIMWVMYEHPTVNFKDLAMTFMDIRKRIVKFPKMGGKAELWAVATSAGTGSEVTPFAVITDDSTGVKYPLADYEITPTVAIVDPELMLSMPASLTASSGIDVVTHAIEAYVSIMASDFTNPLALEATRLSFKYLPESVKGGAVAIKAKEKMANASCMAGMAFSNAFLGICHSMAHKLGAAFHIPHGTANALLLDEVIRFNATDRPFKMAGFAQYKYPHAKEAYAKLADYLGFTTGKETPEEKAKILRKKISELKTEIGIKATIADYGITEHEFLSKLDKMVEEAFDDQCTGANPRYPLMSDLKEMYLRAYYGAEKYMSMSKIEEEKSKKKSK; encoded by the coding sequence ATGACAATAGTTAAAACTATAGAAAAAGTAAGATTAGCACAGAAAGAGTATGCAAAGTTTGATCAAAAGAAAGTAGATGAAATTTTTAGAGAAGCTTCATTAGCTGCAAATAATGCTAGAATAAGATTAGCAAAAATGGCAGTAGAAGAAACTGGTATGGGAATAGTGGAAGATAAAGTTATAAAAAACCACTTTGCTTCAGAATATATATACAATTCATATAAAGATACAAAAACATGCGGAACTATCGAAGTGGATAATTCATATGGAATAGAAAAAATAGCTGAGCCAATTGGAGTTATAGCAGGTATTGTTCCAACAACAAACCCAACATCAACAGCTATATTTAAAGCATTACTGGCTTTAAAAACAAGAAATGCAATTATTTTTTCACCCCACCCAAGAGCTAAAAAGTCAACAATAGAGGCTGCTAGAACTGTTTTAGAAGCAGCTGTAAAGGCGGGAGCTCCAAAAGATATTATAGGGTGGATTGAAGAGCCATCAGTTCAAGCATCAAATGATTTAATGAAAATGGCAGATTTAATCCTAGCAACAGGTGGTCCTGGAATGGTTAAAGCGGCATATTCATCAGGAACTCCAGCAATAGGAGTAGGAGCAGGAAACACTCCAGTAATAATAGATGAAACAGCTCATATAAAAATGGCAGTAAACTCTATTTTACTATCAAAAACATTCGATAATGGAGTAATATGTGCATCAGAACAATCTGTAATAGTTCCAGCTTCAATTTATGAGGTTGTAAAGAAAGAGTTTTCAGATAGAAATGCATATATTTTAAAAGGTGAAGAGATTGATAAAGTAAGAAAAACAATAGTTATTGATGGGAACTTAAATGGAGATATCGTAGGACAATCAGCATTTAAAATAGCACAAATGGCAGGTGTAGTTGTTCCAGAAAATACTAAAGTTCTTATAGGAGAAGTAGAATCAGTAGAGCTTGAAGAGCCATTTTCACATGAAAAGCTATCTCCAGTTCTTGCAATGTATAAGAGTCATAGTTTTGAAGAAGCTTTAAAGAAAGCTGATAGATTGATAGAGCTTGGTGGAATGGGACATACTTCAGTACTTTATGCAGATGAATCAGTTGCAAAAGATAAAATTGAATTATTTGGAAAAACAATGAAAACAGGAAGAACATTAATTAATATGCCAGCTGCTCAAGGAGCAATTGGAGATGTATTTAACTTTAAACTAGCTCCATCATTAACATTAGGATGTGGATCATGGGGAGGAAACGCTGTTTCTGAAAATGTAGGAGTAAAACATTTAATCAATATTAAAACTGTTGCTAAAAGGAGAGAAAATATGCTTTGGTTTAGAATTCCAGAAAGAGTTTACTTTAAATTTGGATCTCTTCCAGTAGCGTTAGAGGAGTTAAAAGGAAAGAAAAAAGCTGTTATTGTAACAGACCAACAACTAGCGTCATTAGGATACACAGATCACATAACAACTGTATTAGAAAATATTGGAGTGGACTTCAGAATATTCTCTGATGTACAAGCAGATCCAACACTAACAACAGTTGAAAAAGGTGCTGAACTTATGAGAAGTTATAACCCAGATGTTATTATAGCTCTTGGTGGAGGATCAGCAATGGATGCAGCTAAAATTATGTGGGTTATGTATGAGCATCCAACTGTAAACTTTAAAGATTTAGCTATGACATTTATGGATATAAGAAAAAGAATTGTAAAATTCCCTAAAATGGGTGGAAAAGCTGAACTTTGGGCAGTAGCAACATCTGCAGGAACAGGATCAGAAGTAACACCTTTTGCAGTAATAACTGATGACTCAACAGGAGTTAAGTATCCATTGGCTGACTATGAGATAACACCAACTGTAGCTATAGTAGATCCAGAACTAATGCTATCAATGCCAGCTAGCTTAACAGCATCATCTGGAATAGACGTTGTAACTCATGCAATAGAGGCATATGTTTCTATAATGGCTTCTGACTTTACTAATCCATTAGCTTTAGAAGCTACAAGATTGTCATTTAAATATCTACCTGAATCAGTAAAAGGAGGAGCTGTAGCTATAAAAGCTAAAGAGAAAATGGCAAATGCATCTTGTATGGCTGGAATGGCATTTTCGAATGCATTCTTAGGAATATGTCACTCAATGGCTCATAAATTAGGTGCTGCATTCCATATTCCACACGGGACAGCAAATGCATTACTTTTAGATGAGGTTATAAGATTTAATGCGACAGATAGACCATTTAAAATGGCTGGGTTTGCACAATATAAATATCCGCATGCAAAGGAAGCATACGCTAAATTAGCTGATTATTTAGGATTTACAACTGGAAAAGAAACACCTGAAGAAAAAGCAAAAATATTAAGAAAGAAAATATCTGAGTTAAAAACTGAGATTGGGATAAAAGCAACAATTGCAGACTATGGAATAACAGAACATGAATTTTTATCAAAATTAGATAAAATGGTTGAAGAAGCTTTTGATGATCAATGTACTGGAGCAAATCCAAGATATCCATTGATGAGCGATTTAAAAGAAATGTACTTAAGAGCTTACTATGGAGCAGAAAAGTATATGTCTATGAGTAAAATAGAAGAAGAAAAAAGTAAGAAAAAATCAAAATAG
- a CDS encoding DUF2147 domain-containing protein, translating to MNKLIFILSLLLSTLSFSTENEILGKWITEKAKNGNQIIVEFYKENNLYFGKIEQLTIPLYEKGHQFEGKEKLDFANPDNNLKNRPLVGINFVSNFTYNSDKNIFQDGFIYNPENGKTYYCSISFKDTNTLLVKGSIDKSGFIGSKQTWKRIK from the coding sequence ATGAACAAACTTATTTTTATATTATCGCTACTTCTTTCTACGCTATCTTTTTCAACAGAAAATGAAATACTTGGAAAATGGATTACTGAAAAAGCAAAAAATGGAAACCAAATAATTGTTGAATTTTATAAAGAAAACAACCTATACTTCGGTAAGATCGAACAACTTACTATTCCTTTGTATGAAAAGGGTCACCAATTTGAAGGAAAGGAAAAGCTTGATTTTGCAAATCCTGATAACAATTTAAAAAATCGACCTCTTGTTGGCATAAACTTCGTTAGTAATTTCACTTATAATTCTGATAAAAATATTTTTCAAGATGGTTTTATATATAATCCAGAAAATGGCAAAACTTATTACTGTTCTATTTCTTTTAAAGATACTAATACATTACTAGTTAAGGGGAGCATTGATAAATCTGGATTTATAGGCTCTAAACAAACTTGGAAAAGAATAAAGTAA